One Phaseolus vulgaris cultivar G19833 chromosome 2, P. vulgaris v2.0, whole genome shotgun sequence DNA window includes the following coding sequences:
- the LOC137810039 gene encoding uncharacterized protein gives MEKRLRNSLQSSAQEFISLATKQSLKSSKSSLKTLIHSVKLSSPLCTSLPSTLSDSISASVQSFQSLLGSNSAQIPSSPHSPPAKRCRRSSRCSETEPVDDKHGLLARLEILAHIALLCVSHPGKPFLLSDLLPGVQALHDNLIVFEAESSLSSAIEGLCEEWWKENLAGRESLISQSLPFLLSRSLTLKKKVDVHRVCVLREAFTLFDFDDESIDDLKLLLIRCMISPLYLKAEDGRRFLAFVFGLNHQLGKELLAMIRSQIPFGRKSMLEAYGDILFRAWRAAQGDSRSEIENGFLQDLIEAAIHAASGPFASYIRRVLGAFINQRTTDGVERMLFRLAEPVVFRSLQVSNSNVRQNALHLLLDMFPLEDPDSTKEEKDTLLDKQFFLLERLLMDDCPEVRTIAVEGSCRILHLFWEVIPSPIITKILTKIFVDISRDVCTEVRLSTLNGIIYLLGNPHSHEILKVLLPRLQHLMLDKALTVRVAAVDLLVHLKDVRNFQFNKVMELDVLLTALASDQPLVAQKITKLLIPSYFPSKVPVEEACNRCITLVKRAPMAGARFCKFAILEGASKSHLMELVKVFLGLILSPHQLDANQIEGFLAATCYVCDDLASELCNISALKELFDGEKIRCLLSVVSKGEVRSSLFNIVSTVCPDDVAGLIEECMDVVTNCSGLTEDVGRQTEIRSAQKLLLSLGGFDDLIEALTAFLHKTAYRCHIKFGADMPSQSVSFAKRKKSKSSGKFSIKLKLINRKQSFKDDYSVAVGMAFQVRDLLLHEDIRKAIMKSQCLEMLFVSLKVISEVSIVHCGHCKDMDISPVLAYIALALQMTVDNVGRTNIQNGDSKRKKTKIHSSKFLSENILELTIEHVLNCLEKLFGEGDMKNHDADSCKLQPTNKTDQNSTKRRRLSPTDACGPSNRASTNDEAQQVLCKVKMLTAVLKFMADVTAMCFAPRKHGLFLYYTSKCVQHIISSLDQLRHNQIQFKEDGKINIAICLKSSFTYAAKMLNGILAESRGSSTTLPEAFVLANNMLDLIISIESCMGSGYALRLVAAIKTWLPDVLLGLGSTSFQKNTDSDEEHLSVSEQMKLHFPKWPLIVAKTELFEVTEAEEDDECSRPEKFSAFNKLLAMLIILLEKNPSIMDVVGNIFMVSSLVGLEQKNFGLALGLLRFVCLKLFKHDDRDWGDIMLSSLQEIFPKIDREIAEENDEDEQEKLTRAKELIEPQWMYHLYETGRVTLVDD, from the exons ATGGAGAAGAGGCTTCGAAATTCTCTGCAATCCTCAGCGCAAGAGTTCATATCCTTAGCCACCAAGCAAAGCCTCAAATCTTCAAAATCCTCACTCAAAACCCTAATTCATTCCGTTAAACTCTCCTCTCCTCTTTGCACTTCTCTCCCTTCCACCCTCTCCGATTCCATCTCCGCCTCGGTCCAATCCTTCCAGAGCCTTCTAGGGTCTAACTCCGCGCAAATCCCTAGCTCCCCTCACAGCCCTCCCGCCAAGCGCTGCCGAAGATCCTCCCGCTGCTCCGAGACTGAACCCGTCGACGATAAACATGGACTTCTCGCGCGCCTCGAAATTCTCGCTCACATTGCTCTGCTCTGCGTTTCGCACCCAGGAAAACCGTTCCTGCTCTCTGATCTGCTTCCCGGCGTTCAGGCGCTGCACGATAATTTGATCGTTTTCGAGGCGGAATCGTCTCTGTCGTCGGCGATTGAGGGTTTGTGCGAGGAATGGTGGAAGGAGAATTTGGCGGGAAGGGAGTCGCTGATTTCGCAGAGTCTCCCTTTCCTGCTGTCGCGGTCGCTCACGCTCAAGAAGAAGGTGGACGTGCACAGGGTGTGCGTGCTCCGTGAGGCGTTCACTCTGTTCGATTTCGACGACGAGAGCATCGATGATTTGAAGCTGTTGCTGATTCGGTGTATGATTTCGCCCTTGTATTTGAAAGCGGAGGATGGGAGGAGATTTCTTGCATTTGTCTTTGGGCTCAACCATCAGCTTGGGAAGGAACTGTTGGCGATGATTCGGTCCCAAATTCCGTTCGGGAGAAAGTCGATGCTGGAGGCTTATGGGGATATTTTGTTTCGGGCGTGGAGAGCTGCGCAAGGGGATTCGAGAAGTGAGATAGAAAATGGGTTCTTGCAGGATTTGATTGAGGCTGCCATTCATGCTGCTTCTGGACCTTTTGCTTCGTATATTAGGAGGGTCTTGGGAGCTTTTATTAACCAGAGGACCACTGATGGGGTTGAACGAATGCTTTTTCGTCTCGCTGAGCCTGTCGTCTTTAGGTCTCTGCAG GTTTCAAACTCAAATGTTCGTCAAAATGCTTTGCATCTACTTCTGGACATGTTTCCCCTCGAAGATCCCGATTCCACAAAAGAGGAGAAAGATACATTGCTTGATAAGCAGTTTTTTCTGTTAGAAAGGCTACTTATGGATGATTGTCCAGAAGTGAGAACAATTGCTGTTGAAGGTTCTTGTCGCATCCTTCATCTGTTTTGGGAAGTTATTCCTTCACCAATTATAACAAagatattaacaaaaatatttgttgatatCTCTCGTGATGTATGCACTGAGGTTAGGCTTTCTACGTTAAATGGAATCATTTATTTACTTGGAAATCCCCACTCTCACGAAATCCTTAAGGTGCTCCTACCAAGACTGCAGCACCTAATGCTGGACAAGGCCCTGACAGTACGAGTTGCTGCAGTGGATCTCTTAGTCCATCTTAAGGATGTTAGAAATTTTCAGTTCAACAAG GTGATGGAGCTGGATGTGCTATTGACTGCACTTGCTAGTGATCAACCTCTCGTAGCTCAGAAGATAACAAAATTACTTATACCTTCGTACTTTCCCTCAAAAGTACCTGTTGAGGAAGCATGTAATCGCTGCATTACACTTGTAAAAAGGGCTCCAATGGCTGGCGCAAGATTTTGCAAGTTTGCCATCTTGGAAGGAGCATCTAAATCTCATCTTATGGAACTGGTTAAAGTATTCCTGGGTTTGATTTTGTCACCACATCAGCTAGATGCAAATCAGATTGAGGGTTTCCTTGCTGCTACTTGCTATGTTTGTGATGACTTAGCTAGTGAACTTTGCAATATAAGTGCTCTCAAAGAGTTATTTGATGGAGAGAAAATTAGATGTTTACTATCTGTGGTTTCTAAAGGTGAAGTCCGTTCTTCTTTATTCAACATTGTCTCTACTGTGTGTCCAGATGATGTTGCTGGACTTATTGAAGAATGCATGGATGTTGTCACAAACTGCAGTGGTTTAACTGAGGATGTTGGTCGACAAACTGAAATCAGGTCTGCACAGAAGCTATTGCTTTCACTGGGTGGTTTTGATGACTTGATTGAAGCCTTAACCGCCTTCTTGCATAAGACTGCGTATCGTTGCCACATTAAATTTGGTGCAGACATGCCGTCTCAAAGTGTTTCATTTGCCAAAAGAAAGAAATCTAAATCCTCTggaaaattttcaattaaattgaAGTTAATTAACAGAAAGCAATCTTTTAAGGACGATTATTCAGTAGCTGTTGGAATGGCATTCCAAGTTCGAGATTTGCTTCTGCATGAAGATATCAGAAAGGCTATTATGAAATCTCAGTGTTTAGAGATGTTGTTTGTTTCTCTTAAGGTGATTTCTGAAGTCAGCATTGTGCATTGTGGGCACTGTAAAGATATGGACATATCTCCTGTTTTGGCATATATAGCCCTTGCTCTGCAAATGACTGTTGATAATGTTGGCAGAACTAATATACAAAACGGTGATTCAAAAAGGAAGAAAACTAAGATTCATTCTTCGAAATTTCTGTCGGAG AATATCTTGGAGCTGACAATAGAGCATGTGCTCAACTGTTTGGAAAAACTATTTGGAGAAGGTGACATGAAAAACCACGATGCAGATTCATGTAAGTTGCAGCCTACCAATAAAACAGATCAAAATTCCACAAAAAGGCGTAGGCTATCTCCTACAGATGCATGTGGCCCAAGTAACCGTG CATCCACAAATGATGAAGCCCAACAAGTATTGTGTAAGGTGAAGATGCTGACTGCTGTTCTCAAGTTCATGGCTGATGTCACTGCTATGTGTTTTGCTCCTCGCAAGCATGGATTATTCTTATATTACACTTCAAAATGTGTGCAACATATCATATCGTCATTGGACCAGCTACGTCATAACCAAATTCAATTTAAGGAAGatggtaaaataaatattgcTATTTGCCTGAAAAGCTCTTTCACCTATGCAGCAAAAATGCTTAATGGGATACTTGCAGAGTCTAGGGGATCCTCAACAACTTTACCAGAAGCTTTTGTTCTTGCAAATAACATGCTTGATTTAATCATTTCAATTGAATCATGTATGGGCTCTGGGTATGCGTTGCGCCTTGTTGCAGCAATAAAGACTTGGCTGCCTGATGTGCTTCTAGGGTTGGGATctacaagttttcaaaaaaatactGACTCGGATGAGGAACATTTATCTGTATCTGAACAAATGAAGTTGCATTTTCCAAAATGGCCCTTGATTGTAGCCAAGACTGAACTTTTTGAAGTAACTGAagctgaagaagatgatgaatgTTCTCGACCAGAAAAATTCTCAGCATTCAATAAGCTTCTTGCAATGCTGATTATATTACTGGAAAAAAATCCCAGTATAATGGATGTAGTTGGCAATATTTTCATGGTTTCTTCACTTGTTGGGCTAGAACAGAAGAACTTTGGGCTGGCATTAGGACTCTTGCGGTTTGTATGCCTTAAGCTGTTTAAACATGATGACCGGGATTGGGGTGACATTATGCTGTCATCTCTGCAAGAGATATTTCCCAAGATAGACAGAGAAATCGCagaagaaaatgatgaagatgaGCAGGAAAAACTAACCCGTGCAAAGGAGTTGATTGAGCCTCAGTGGATGTATCATCTGTATGAAACTGGAAGAGTCACCTTGGTTGATGACTAG
- the LOC137810042 gene encoding cyclin-D5-1-like: MGSSGTFSLSSLMCEEGEACFFEHLDENPDPIDSLDTPCFVLEDEEEYIEYLLRQETGFGSQNQPFLASDDRSNRNWLRSARVDAIDWIFNSQAKFGFRVETAYVSVTYFDRFLSKRSIDESKPWAIHLLSVACLSLAAKIEEQNVPVLSDYPMEEYRFENKVIKNMELMILSTLEWKMGSATPFAYLHYFVGKFCPGSRPQTIITKAIQHIVAMVKDVNLMDQRPSIIASAAILAASDATLTRKGMDLRISVISSCGSLESGDVFFCYNLIQEKRKNEVKTPCSNLMSTQSSSTCVLENPSDTCSGAKRKLSFEDSENCAAQKLHRS; this comes from the exons ATGGGGAGTTCTGGCACTTTTTCCTTGTCTAGCCTCATGTGTGAAGAAGGCGAAGCTTGCTTCTTTGAACACCTAGATGAGAACCCTGACCCTATTGACTCCCTTGATACCCCATGTTTCGTTTTGGAGGATGAAGAGGAATACATTGAGTATTTGCTCAGACAAGAAACGGGATTTGGATCCCAAAATCAACCATTTTTGGCCTCCGATGATCGATCCAACAGAAACTGGTTGAGGAGTGCCCGTGTGGATGCCATTGACTGGATTTTCAAT TCACAAGCAAAATTTGGGTTCAGAGTTGAGACGGCCTATGTATCAGTGACTTACTTTGATCGGTTCCTTTCAAAGCGATCAATTGAT GAATCAAAACCTTGGGCTATTCACTTGTTATCTGTGGCATGTTTGTCGCTGGCAGCAAAGATAGAAGAGCAGAATGTGCCGGTTCTATCTGATTATCCAATGGAAGAATATCGCTTTGAGAACAAAGTAATTAAGAACATGGAACTGATGATTTTGAGTACCTTGGAATGGAAAATGGGATCAGCAACTCCTTTTGCCTATTTGCATTACTTTGTCGGCAAGTTCTGCCCTGGATCCAGACCACAAACAATAATCACAAAAGCCATTCAACATATTGTGGCCATGGTCAAAG ATGTTAATCTGATGGATCAACGACCATCTATAATTGCCTCGGCTGCCATATTGGCAGCTTCTGATGCTACATTAACAAGAAAAGGAATGGATCTTCGAATAAGTGTAATCTCATCGTGTGGAAGTCTAGAAAGT GGAGATGTGTTTTTCTGTTACAATCTAATACAGGAAAAGAGGAAAAACGAAGTTAAGACTCCTTGCTCGAATTTAATGTCTACCCAGTCGAGCTCCACGTGTGTTCTTGAGAACCCATCTGACACTTGTTCAGGAGCTAAGAGAAAACTTAGTTTTGAGGACAGTGAAAATTGTGCAGCACAGAAGCTACATCGGTCTTAG